Sequence from the Enhydrobacter sp. genome:
CATGTTGCGGCTGGTGGACAAGCATCGCGGCATCGATCGCATCGTCCACCTCGCGGCCCAGCCCAGCGTGAAGCACGCGAATGTCGACCCCTTCATCTACGCGCACACCAACGTCATGGGCCATTTGGTCGTGCTCGAGCTGGCCCACCAGCTCGCCGCGCTGAGACACATGATCTATGCCTCCTCTTCGTCCGTCTATGGCGCCAACCGGAAACTGCCGTTCGCCGTCGAGGATCGCGTCGATCGTCCGGTATCGCTCTATGCCGCCACCAAGCGGTCAGGCGAGTTGATGAGCGAAACCTACGCCCATCTGCACGGTATGCGGATCACCGGGCTGCGCTATTTCACCGTCTATGGACCGTGGGGCCGGCCCGACATGTCGCCGCATATCTTCGCCAAGGCGATTCACGAGGGTACGACGATCCCGCTCTATCACCTCGGCTTCGTCAAGCGTGACTTCAGCTATATCGACGACATCGTGGCAGGAACCTTGCTGGCGCTCGACAAGCCAGCCGAACAGCCGGGCCATCGTCTCTACAACCTTGGTGCC
This genomic interval carries:
- a CDS encoding NAD-dependent epimerase/dehydratase family protein, whose product is MTILITGVAGFIGSRVAQALMARGEEVVGIDNFSPFYDPVLKFARLKPLKDGKNFTFLETDIADRETMLRLVDKHRGIDRIVHLAAQPSVKHANVDPFIYAHTNVMGHLVVLELAHQLAALRHMIYASSSSVYGANRKLPFAVEDRVDRPVSLYAATKRSGELMSETYAHLHGMRITGLRYFTVYGPWGRPDMSPHIFAKAIHEGTTIPLYHLGFVKRDFSYIDDIVAGTLLALDKPAEQPGHRLYNLGAAHSEDIVKVVGLFEKAIGRKAIVELRPGEPGDMQETAADITETTREFGWTPKVPVEDGVPKFVGWFRSYYGL